AGCCGCCCAAAATGCGCGGCCGCTCACCCCGGGGAGTCCGCAGCGAGTCATAAGCGACCGTGCCGGCCAGCAAAAGTTTGGTCATGGGCGGGAGTATAGCAAGGCCGCAAATAAAATGAAACGCCTGGCCAAAAGTTGCGATTAAATTAAAAGGATGCGGGTTTTCCCCAAACATACTAACATACTAAAATTTTAGTATGCGGGGAAATTGTTTGTTTCGAGGAGTGTGAGCGATAAAATGCAGGCAAAAAAGTCAGCCTATGCCGAAGAACTGGCTGCGGAAAAAGAATTTCAGGCCGCCGAGCCTCTGCCGGCGAAATTGACCGGCACAGCGCTTTACAGTATTTGGCGTCCACGGTCTTTTTGTTTTACCGGAGGCAAAGGCGGCGTCGGCAAGACCGCCATGCTGTTGCGGGCCGCGGATTATTTAAGACGCTACAATTACGCGGTGCGCATAATCGACTGCGATCCGCTGCCCAAAGCTTACCGGCAGGCGACCAATAAATTGACCTACACCAATGAAAAAAGCGAGCTGCCGAATGGCGCCGTAGCGCACACGCTTTGGAGCAGCAACACCAATTACGAGCTGATTAAATATGACCTGCAGGATAAACCCTTTGCGGAATCGTTTTATACTTACGGCGAGTTGAACGCGCTGGCTAAACAAGCCCAGCATGGCGCTAAAGACGCCGTGTTAAAACTGCTGATTAATCTTGACCGGCAAATACAAAAAGAAGCTGATCCCGGCGGCATTATTCTTTATGACTGCGCGGCCGGTCTGGAATTTACCAGCACGCTGCCCTATTTTTTAGCGACTTACTTTTTTGTCGTTACCAATCCAGAACTTCCGGCTCTGCAAGACGCCGCAAGCATTGTGAAAATGATCGCGCAAAATGAGCAGATGGCCAAAAATATTTATCCGGTGATCAATAAAATACCGGTACAGGATAAAAAGAGTTTACTGCTGGCTAAAAAAATTACCGACCAGGCCCTGTCCAATATGCGCCTGCTTTTTGGCCAATGGGCCAAAACTTCTAATTCAGCAAATTTTGCCAGCGATACTATTTATGTGGCCGCCAGCAAAAATCCCGCGAGCATAAACGCTGAACGTCTCGGCCAAAAAATCCTGGAGCTGTTAAATCCAGCGGAGAGACCATGATGCTACACCGCAAAGTTATTGGGTTTAACGACAAAATTTACAGCTGGCAGGAGTTTGACCGGCAGAGGAAGCTCGACACCGCGCAAGCCAACAACAAACTCAACGCTCTGCTGAAAGAAGGAAAAAATAGCGGCGACAAAATTTTGCAGTCTTTGCAGTCGGCCCGTCTGACTCTCTCCATCCTCGGCCTGCTGCCCAAAGTTGTCTGCGTCATTTCATTTAAAGGCGGCGTGGGCAAGACCACTTACCTCTGCAATCTGGCGCTGGATCTAATCCGCAAGGGAGCGCGTGTCCTGATCATTGACGGTGACGCTGGCGGCGCGGATGTCTCTCTAGCCTTAAACCACAAAATAGCCGCGGCGAATAAATTATTCCGCTACTGCTACGCTCCCGACCGGCGGAATTATCTGCTGGATGTTTACAGCCTGACCGGCGCGGGCGCGGGACTGACCCCGGGCGATATAACGCTGCTTGATGATCCCGCCGCGCTGGCCGAGGCTTATTATAAATTTTTTGCCGGCCGTATAAATAAGCGCAACTATGACATCGTCCTGCTGGACAGCGGTGGCGGCAATCTCCGGACTTTGCTGCCGGTAGCCGCGTTGTCCGCCAAGATCATTACGTTATACACCAACGAGCCGACCAGCCGCCTGAAAGCCTGGGAAACGATCTTCAACATCGCTGTCCGCTGGGAGGAAAAACATTATTATCCGGTGTATCTCAACAAAGAGCGTCCGGGCAGTTTGTTAAATTGGCGTGGCGTTTCGTCCGCCGAGCAAAAGACGGCGCAAAACGAAATGCAGGCCATTGGCCAAAAAGTATTCCAGCCTATTTTCAGGCCGCCTTACCGCCCCCAAAGCCAGCTTTTCCTGTATCCGCAAAGCTCCCTAGCTTATGACCCTCTGTTAGGCGCAACGCCGATCCTAGAGCATCCGTGGCACGCCAGCAGAGGCATTGATTTCATGGCCAATGTTCTGCTCTCCGATCTGGGTATAAAAACCGCGAATACGGGTAATATTAATTACGGGGCTTATTTAGTAGAGGAATAAAAGATCTCAAAGACCCTGTCTGCAACAAAAATATCTTGCTGACGATATATTGATAAGGAACAATTTATGATGATGCATCGAAAAATAATTGAGCTAAAACAGGCAGGTCAAAATTACTTTGCTCAGGCCACAAAATTAAATGACGCTCTGGTCGAAAAGGGAGAATCGCTTATTCATCTCCTGTCAGCGCAAGAACAAGCGTCAGCGCAAGAGCCAATCCCTTCTTTGAAGCAAAAAATTATAATACTGAATACGGTGCAAGAAATAACCAAAGAGCTGGATATTAGTCGGCTGCTAAACCAGATGCCACCGTCAACCATTGAATATTTAACAGGCGCGCTGGGGTTGACATGGCCAGAAATTGGAGAATATTTGACCAAGGATAATCTGAATAAAGCTATTACAAGGATCGAAAAACAAATAACACAGCTGAATATCATCAGCGATGCGCAGAATGAAATTGGTTCGGCTCACGACTATGCAGCGGCGCTTTTTCTGGAGCCGCTTACCGCAGCAGATACGGACAATTTTGGCAATTATCTAACGCCAAATGGCACATTCCATAATCTTATCGATACGTATAAAACCAATATGGCTTCTGCTTTTGCAATCAACTACGAAACGCTTAAAAAATTAAGCGCTGGTCTGCTGGCCGAGCCTCAAGGATCGAGCAAGGGTTTGTTAGCCGGTCACGAATATTTTCTGGAATTAACCGCAGAGCTCAAAAAAGCGTTGAATTTGTCCGGGACAGACTTGCTCGTAATACACGGCGGGAAAGAATATCTGGCCGTAACTTCAGAGGAAGATAAAACTTTGCTGGAACGGAAGATCTTCGCGGCGTATCTCAACGCTTATGAAAAAGCCTTGCTCAACAACCATCTCAATTATTTCGAACGCGGCCCTTCCGGCGCCGTGGACCCCCAAGAGGAAACCGAAATGGCGAGCGGCCTTACCAAAAAATCAAAAACGGGGAAGCCGGAAGACACACTAAAGTTATACAAACTTTTGAGCGAAATGGCGATCCTGAAATATAACTACAAAGATGTGGATAATAGTGAATACGTCTGGCAATTTTACCAATACGAAGCCGGTACCTGGCCAAACTTTATTAAAAAGCTTGGTATGAAAAAAGAGATTGAAGACATAGGCCCTGCGATTAAAAAATGGACGGACGACAAAAAACACAAACTCCAAGCTGTGCCTGAAGCAGATCTTCAGAAAATAGAAAAGGAGCTA
This portion of the Candidatus Margulisiibacteriota bacterium genome encodes:
- a CDS encoding AAA family ATPase, producing the protein MQAKKSAYAEELAAEKEFQAAEPLPAKLTGTALYSIWRPRSFCFTGGKGGVGKTAMLLRAADYLRRYNYAVRIIDCDPLPKAYRQATNKLTYTNEKSELPNGAVAHTLWSSNTNYELIKYDLQDKPFAESFYTYGELNALAKQAQHGAKDAVLKLLINLDRQIQKEADPGGIILYDCAAGLEFTSTLPYFLATYFFVVTNPELPALQDAASIVKMIAQNEQMAKNIYPVINKIPVQDKKSLLLAKKITDQALSNMRLLFGQWAKTSNSANFASDTIYVAASKNPASINAERLGQKILELLNPAERP
- a CDS encoding AAA family ATPase — translated: MMLHRKVIGFNDKIYSWQEFDRQRKLDTAQANNKLNALLKEGKNSGDKILQSLQSARLTLSILGLLPKVVCVISFKGGVGKTTYLCNLALDLIRKGARVLIIDGDAGGADVSLALNHKIAAANKLFRYCYAPDRRNYLLDVYSLTGAGAGLTPGDITLLDDPAALAEAYYKFFAGRINKRNYDIVLLDSGGGNLRTLLPVAALSAKIITLYTNEPTSRLKAWETIFNIAVRWEEKHYYPVYLNKERPGSLLNWRGVSSAEQKTAQNEMQAIGQKVFQPIFRPPYRPQSQLFLYPQSSLAYDPLLGATPILEHPWHASRGIDFMANVLLSDLGIKTANTGNINYGAYLVEE